The following is a genomic window from Moorella sp. Hama-1.
TTACAGTGTTCAAAAAAAGAAAGGTTATTTCATTCGGTTTGGTTCTTGTGCTGGCAGCAAGCCTGGTCTTAGCAGGATGCGGTGGGAACCAAAATGGGGCAACAAATAGCGATCAGGGACAGGCTAATCAGGCTAATGGAAAGAAGTTTAGGGTAGCCTATGTTATTTCTGGTAATCTGGGGGACAAATCATTCTTCGATTCCGGGATGGCTGGCATGGAACGCGTGCAGAAAGAGCTGGGTGCTGAGATTAAGGTGATCCAATCGGTCAATAGTGCTGATTGGGAACCCAACCTCGAATCAGCCGCTCAGGAGGGTTATGACGTAGTGGTGGCTGCGGCCTCCCAAATGCACGATGCTGTACAAAATGTGGCCCCCAAGTATCCCAAGGTTAAATTTGTCTACATCGACGATGTTGTAAAGGGCGACAATATAGCTTCCATTACCTTTGCCCAAAATGAAGGTTCCTTCCTGGCTGGGGCGCTGGCAGCCATGATGACCACCCACACCGAACTTCCCGGTATTAATAAAGAAAAGATTATCGGCTGGGTAGGCGGCTCCGATATCGCCGTACTGCACGACTTTCTGACAGGTTACGAGCAGGGAGCCAAATATATTGACCCAGAAACAAAAGTGCTTTCTTCCTTTGCCGGTTCCTTCAATGACCCGGCTAAGGGTAAGGAACTCACCCTGGCCCAGTACAACCAGGGTGCAGATATTGTCATGAATGTGGCCAGCGGCACAGGAGTAGGTATCCTGGAGGCGGCTAAAGATGCCGGTAAATACGCTATTGGTGTTGATTCAGACCAGGACGGCATTTACCCCGGCCATATCCTTACAAGCATGTTAAAGCGGGTGGATAACGCCGTGTTTGACCAGGTGAAGTTAGCCATGGATGGCCGGTGGAAGGCCGGGCATTTCGAGTACGGTCTCCAGAACAACGGCGTGGGTCTAACGGATATGAAGGTAATGGGCGACAAAATTCCCCAGGAAGTCCGCCAGAAATTGGCCGAGATTAAGGACAAGATCGCCAAGGGTGAGATCAAGGTTGAACACTATGCCAACTTCAAGGTCGGCGAGTAATAATGATCGCCATAGGTGGGGTAAAAGTGCATGCTGCAGGGTGATAACATGACGGCAGGGCAAGAATTAGTGCGGCTGCAGGGAATAAGCAAGAAATATGGCGGTGTGCAGGCGAACCAGGGCGTAGATCTGCGCGTCCGCCGGGGCAGCATCCACGCCCTGGTGGGCGAAAACGGTGCTGGTAAGACGACGTTAATGAAGATTCTCTTCGGGCTCGAGACAGCGGACGCCGGTGTAATCTACTACGCTGGCCAACAGGTCGAAATCACAAGCCCGCAGCAGGCCATGGCTCTGGGCATCGGCATGGTGCATCAGCACTTCATGCTGGTGCCCTCCCTCACCGTGGCGGAAAATGTGGTCCTCGGTCATGAACCGCGGAGAAGGTTAGGTTTGGACATTCAGGCGGCGCGTGAACTGGTGCGGGAGATCTCCTCCCGCTATGGCCTGGCAGTGGACCCCGAGGCTAGAGTGCGGGACCTTTCGGTTGGCCTCCAGCAACGGGTAGAGATTATCAAGGCCTTATCGGAAGGGGCAGAACTGCTTATCCTGGATGAGCCCACAGCGGTACTGACACCGCAGGAGACATCAGAGCTATTTCAGGTATTAGCTACTATGAAGGGACAGGGGAAGACGATTATCTTCATCTCCCACAAACTCAAAGAGGTGCTGGCCATTTCCGATGAGATCACAATTATGCGCGCGGGCAAAGTGGTAAGCACCCTCAATGCCCGAGACACCAACGAGGCGGAGTTGGCCAGGCTGATGGTTGGTCGCCCCGTGCTCCTGCGGGTGGAGAAAGGACCGGCCAATCCCCAGCAGCCAGCCCTGGAGGTCAGAAATCTCTGGGTGGCTGACCGGCGCGGCTTACCGGCTGTTCGCGGCGTTTCTTTTGACGTTCGCCGCGGCGAGATATTGGGGATCGCCGGCGTACAGGGGAACGGCCAGACAGAGCTGATTGAAGCCTTGAGCGGACTTACCCGGATTGAGGCCGGCGAAGCGCTAAAAGATGGCAAATCCTTGAAGGGTCTTACTGTGGCTGCCATCCGCCGTTTGGGGGTGGCCCATATTCCGGAAGATCGTTTTCGCCGCGGTCTTTGCGGTCAGGCCTCTATCCTTGAGAATATGATTGGCGGGCATCATCAGGGGCCGGCCTTTACCCGTCATGGCATCATCAACTGGGAGAAAGCCGCCAAATTTACTGAACGGTTGGTTAAAGAGTATGATATCAAAATTGGTAGTATCTATGACCCGGTAAAATCCCTTTCGGGTGGTAATGCCCAGAAATTGGTGGCAGCCCGGGAGTTTAACACCGATGCTGACCTTTTCCTGGTCTCCCAACCGACCCGGGGGGTGGACATTGGGGCCATTGAGTTTATTCACAAGTGTTTGGTAGCCAAACGTGATGCCGGTTGTGCTATACTGCTGGTGTCGGCGGACTTACAAGAAGTCCTCTCTTTAAGCGATCGGATTATAGTTATGTATGAAGGTGAAATTACAGCCGAGGTCGTACCAGGCACCACCAGCGAAGAGGAACTGGGGCTCTATATGTCCGGCGCGCGGCGGATGAATTTAGCCAAGAAAGCGTGGGGTGAGAGTGCATAAATATCTGGATGCTTTCCTGCGGAACATTGTGCGCCCCCTGCTGGCGGTGCTGGTGGCGCTGGTCATTGGGGCGCTGGTGATACTCCTCTCCCACCAGAATCCCTGGGAAGCTTATAACAAAATGCTTTTTGGCGCCTTTGGAAATTTTAACCGTATAGCTGAGACCCTTGAGCGTTCTATTCCCGTAATTCTCGCTGCGCTAGGTACGGCGGTAGCTTTTACCAGTGGTGTCTTTAACGCCGGGGTGGAAGGCTCCCTCTACCTTGGTGCTTTTGCCTCCTTTCTGGTAGGCTATGAACTTACACTGCCGGCCATTATCCATATCCCCCTGGCCCTTTTGGGAGCCATGCTGGTAGGGGCAGCCTGGGCCTTTATCCCGGGCTGGGCCAAAGCTTACTACAAAGCAGATGAGACAGTTACTACCATATTATTAAACTACGTGGCCGTCCTGATAACTTCGTACCTGGTGGCGATCCCCTTTAAGGACCTGACTGCCGGTACGCAACAGACCCCGGCCATCCATCCGAGCGCCTATCTGCCCCGTTTTTTGCCTCCCTCACGGGTGCATATCGGGCTTTTTATAGCCATTGGCGTGGCTATTTTCCTTTACTGGCTGCTGAGACGCACCACCCTGGGGTACAACATTCGCATTGTAGGGATGAACGGCTCCTTCGCCGAGTATGTGGGTGTGGATG
Proteins encoded in this region:
- a CDS encoding BMP family lipoprotein; amino-acid sequence: MFKKRKVISFGLVLVLAASLVLAGCGGNQNGATNSDQGQANQANGKKFRVAYVISGNLGDKSFFDSGMAGMERVQKELGAEIKVIQSVNSADWEPNLESAAQEGYDVVVAAASQMHDAVQNVAPKYPKVKFVYIDDVVKGDNIASITFAQNEGSFLAGALAAMMTTHTELPGINKEKIIGWVGGSDIAVLHDFLTGYEQGAKYIDPETKVLSSFAGSFNDPAKGKELTLAQYNQGADIVMNVASGTGVGILEAAKDAGKYAIGVDSDQDGIYPGHILTSMLKRVDNAVFDQVKLAMDGRWKAGHFEYGLQNNGVGLTDMKVMGDKIPQEVRQKLAEIKDKIAKGEIKVEHYANFKVGE
- a CDS encoding ABC transporter ATP-binding protein; the protein is MLQGDNMTAGQELVRLQGISKKYGGVQANQGVDLRVRRGSIHALVGENGAGKTTLMKILFGLETADAGVIYYAGQQVEITSPQQAMALGIGMVHQHFMLVPSLTVAENVVLGHEPRRRLGLDIQAARELVREISSRYGLAVDPEARVRDLSVGLQQRVEIIKALSEGAELLILDEPTAVLTPQETSELFQVLATMKGQGKTIIFISHKLKEVLAISDEITIMRAGKVVSTLNARDTNEAELARLMVGRPVLLRVEKGPANPQQPALEVRNLWVADRRGLPAVRGVSFDVRRGEILGIAGVQGNGQTELIEALSGLTRIEAGEALKDGKSLKGLTVAAIRRLGVAHIPEDRFRRGLCGQASILENMIGGHHQGPAFTRHGIINWEKAAKFTERLVKEYDIKIGSIYDPVKSLSGGNAQKLVAAREFNTDADLFLVSQPTRGVDIGAIEFIHKCLVAKRDAGCAILLVSADLQEVLSLSDRIIVMYEGEITAEVVPGTTSEEELGLYMSGARRMNLAKKAWGESA
- a CDS encoding ABC transporter permease; this encodes MHKYLDAFLRNIVRPLLAVLVALVIGALVILLSHQNPWEAYNKMLFGAFGNFNRIAETLERSIPVILAALGTAVAFTSGVFNAGVEGSLYLGAFASFLVGYELTLPAIIHIPLALLGAMLVGAAWAFIPGWAKAYYKADETVTTILLNYVAVLITSYLVAIPFKDLTAGTQQTPAIHPSAYLPRFLPPSRVHIGLFIAIGVAIFLYWLLRRTTLGYNIRIVGMNGSFAEYVGVDVPRTMIKAMLMSGAIGGLAGACQVMGILRRFVDGFSPGYGFEGIMVALLARNHPLGIILAGLFYGALQTGAAYMDRTTAVPKELLNSMVAVIIFFVTAEGLFAFLESSEALREKLRRWHILKGHGGKGGLNNGFPG